The stretch of DNA ACTGGGTGAACCGGTTTGTATCGCAGGTGATCAGCAACACCTTCCGAACCGACCAGTCTCATCTGACGCCGATTCTCGACAATCACAAACTTGTGGAGCGGTTCAAGATGGCCAAAAAGCGAGTGTTTTTGTTTGATTATGACGGCACTCTCACGCCCATTGTGACGGACCCTGCCGCTGCCACTCCTTCAGACGGTCTGAAGCGGGACCTTCGAGCGCTGGCCAAGGACCCCCGGAACGCCATATGGATAATTTCCGGCCGTGACTCCACGTTCCTGGACAAGTGGCTCGGCGATATTGCTGAACTTGGCATGTCTGCCGAGCATGGCTGTTTCATGAAGAATCCAGGCACCACCGACTGGGAGAACTTGGCAGCCAACTTTGACATGAGCTGGCAGAAGGACGTGAACGACATTTTCCAATACTACACGGAGCGGACACAGGGGTCGCACATTGAACGCAAGCGTGTGGCTCTGACATGGCACTACCGACGAGCAGACCCTGAATTTGGGCTGTTTCAGGCCCGGGAGTGCCGGGCACATCTGGAGCAGGCGGTGGTGCCCAAGTGGGACGTGGAGGTGATGAGCGGCAAGGCCAATCTTGAAGTACGGCCCAAGTCGGTCAACAAGGGTGAGATTGTCAAACGGCTCATTTCTGAGTACTCATCAGAGGGCCGGCCCCCGCAGTTTGTCCTGTGTATGGGTGACGACCAGACGGACGAGGACATGttcaaggctctcaaggatgTACCTGATTTGGACAGCGAGAGCATTTTCCCCGTAATGATTGGGCCtccggagaagaagaccaccGCCAGCTGGCACCTGCTGGAGCCCAAGGGCGTCCTGGAGACGTTGAATgagctggccaagttgGAGGGCGAGAGTAAGATGTAGGTGAAGACGATAGGAAGATATCGCAATCACTTACCCTGCAAGCAAGACTAATAGTCGAGATTTAGATAGCATGAATAGAATGATAGAACGATGTAGAGTAGAAAAAATAGGGCGCGACAGATATCACTTTATAAAACATCGTCTTGTGAACAAAATCATTCAGAAATCTCAATAAAATACGTGGTTGTTTCGTCTCAAGTGTTCATTACAGAATACTCAATTTTtttgatattttttttaaataTTTTTTCCGAAATGACTGAGACTTTTGATCACTGATTGTGCATTGCTGACATTTGGGGGTTTTTGAATTAAATTACATGAAAAATACATAGTCCAGAGATGGTCCAGGTTTTATTTAGAAAGTAAGGAAAGTCTTGGGAACCGACTTTGTCACTGGGCTCGAAACTATGATGAGGATCCTAGTAGCGTCGCTCTTGCCATAGTGAACGAGTGGGTCAAAGTGCTCTAACCACACTGCACGGTCTGGCTCAAATGTCGAGCTTGTCGCGGGCAGGAGGATAGGTTCGGCAAATCTCCTCGTAAATCTGGGGATAACTGACTCGCAGAACCTCGGGATCACGTGCCAAAGCGAGGAAAAAAGTCGAGCATCCCGACTTGAGCGACACGTTGGTAATGTTGCTGACCTGCAAAGCAATCACAAAGGCCAGGCCAACGACAGGAGCGTAGAAACCGCCGCCAGAGTTGTAGGAGGGATCGGTGTACTTGAGGAAGCAGTAGGCCACCAGAGCGGCGGCGTAGGCGACAAAGGACGCTCCGAAAGAAAGAACGGAGCCAATGAGAGAGTCGTTGACCATTGCGTCGATACCACGGGTCTGCATGAGCTTCCAAGTGGCCTTGGCACTGGGCACGTACGCCTTTCCATACAGCGCAATGTACGAATAGGCGTAGTGATTGAAGTAGGTGACAAGCCAATCCAGAACGCCGAAACAACACTGTACAAAGCACAGCAGTACGGTGGCCAGGGTGTCTCCGGATTGACGGGCATCCTGCTGCAGAACCGAAAGAATCTGGCGGATGAAGTTGATGATAGACACAATCAACGATCCCAGAGAGATGGAACCCAATGAGTAAGTGACTGCTCGTCGGAAGGAGCTCATAGCCGCGTGTTTGGGCATGCCCTGGTCGGACTTGGAGCAGTAGTACCACGAGCCGTAGACGCCGGAaatggtcacgtggatcaCGTTCTTGATCACCTCGGTCAGATAGTAGCCACAGAAGATTGCAAACAGAATGAGACCAATTAGCTTGCCGTTGGAGCACGAGCCTCCGGTGGTCATGCAACCCGGGTTTCGGTTGTCTGGGTCGTACTTGACGTAGATGGAGACAATGGTGAAGGAGAACCAGGTGCCGAAACAGGCCCCGACCACGGTTCCGACCGCAGAGATGACGAGAACCGAGGGGTTGGCTCGGGTCACGTCAATGAGGGTCTGCAGCACGATGGTGGCAAAAGGGATTCGCTTTCGAGAGCACCAGAACCACCAGGTGGTGAGGGCGGCAAAGACAATGAAGACAATGCCGGCCGAGTAGTAGCCCACAACCAGGTAGTAGATGGCGGTGCCCCAGGAAAAAAGCAGATGCAGGATGTAGGTGATCCAGATGAACTGCTTTGTCCAGACTCGCGCGGCAATGAAGTAGAGCAGCGATAGCACCATGGCGGTGGCCAGCACAAATGCGTACAGAATGAGCGTGTGGGTGTTAAGTGAGTAGTCGTTTTCGCCCGAGTAGATGCCCCAGCCCTGGAACGAGTGGGTCTGTGCATATGCGCGGATCACAATGATACTGAGGGCGAGGTAGCCTGAGAAGATGAGGGCCAGAATCACCAGACCAATCTTATCGTTCCATTTTGGTTTGGGCACGGCGAACGCCTCGTCAAACGTGGCTGCGTTGGGATTGGgcttgtagttgtagtcTGGGGGGAAGTCGGGTGTATAGGGAGGGGGCTGCTggttgttgtagttgtcGTTGGGGTTTCCCTGGTAGCCGCCGTGTTGGCCCATATTGTCCATCTGGTATCCCCCCTGGCTGTGGTTGTAGTAATCTTGGTTCTGGTTTTGATTGTAGCCGCCCTGGTGGGTGTCGTACTCGGCATTGTAGCCTGTCTGTTTttcctgctgttgctggtaGTGCATGTTGGGTTGGTAGGCGTTGGCGGGTGCCGCCAGGTGTTTTTCTTCGTCGTTCATTTTAAAAATGAAGGGATGTGGCTAGGCGCGGCTGTGGCAATGTAGCGACGTGACTACTGTGGTGTTGGTGCTAAAGCGAGTCGAGCAAATGGCAGATATAGCAAGTAATCGTCGGGGACAGGGAAAAGCACAAACAGATGGTTATAGGTCAATCGTCAGGAGTactcaagaagaagagttgATATCGGTAATGACAGTGGTAATGGTACTCGCTCTCGTGTCACAATAGTGGTTTCACAATCAGTCAC from Yarrowia lipolytica chromosome 1D, complete sequence encodes:
- a CDS encoding uncharacterized protein (Compare to YALI0D14498g, similar to Saccharomyces cerevisiae PNS1 (YOR161C); ancestral locus Anc_5.502, similar to uniprot|Q870V7 Neurospora crassa B14A21. 150 Related to transporter-like protein CTL) — translated: MNDEEKHLAAPANAYQPNMHYQQQQEKQTGYNAEYDTHQGGYNQNQNQDYYNHSQGGYQMDNMGQHGGYQGNPNDNYNNQQPPPYTPDFPPDYNYKPNPNAATFDEAFAVPKPKWNDKIGLVILALIFSGYLALSIIVIRAYAQTHSFQGWGIYSGENDYSLNTHTLILYAFVLATAMVLSLLYFIAARVWTKQFIWITYILHLLFSWGTAIYYLVVGYYSAGIVFIVFAALTTWWFWCSRKRIPFATIVLQTLIDVTRANPSVLVISAVGTVVGACFGTWFSFTIVSIYVKYDPDNRNPGCMTTGGSCSNGKLIGLILFAIFCGYYLTEVIKNVIHVTISGVYGSWYYCSKSDQGMPKHAAMSSFRRAVTYSLGSISLGSLIVSIINFIRQILSVLQQDARQSGDTLATVLLCFVQCCFGVLDWLVTYFNHYAYSYIALYGKAYVPSAKATWKLMQTRGIDAMVNDSLIGSVLSFGASFVAYAAALVAYCFLKYTDPSYNSGGGFYAPVVGLAFVIALQVSNITNVSLKSGCSTFFLALARDPEVLRVSYPQIYEEICRTYPPARDKLDI